A stretch of the Sphingosinithalassobacter tenebrarum genome encodes the following:
- a CDS encoding fimbrial biogenesis chaperone: protein MQFFTRKQLVRIAVIATLGLAAPALAYRVSPMIYDLDPFGPGATKVLRIENDGDKPITVEIVPEKRSFDIMGAEKRTPAEEDFLIFPPQAVIQPDATQAVRVQYIGEPGLTRSETYTVTVKQVPVQLPTEAQTGVQFLFNFSTLANVVPAGASADVRLESVTREADGSVRLGLRNAGTKYANLATAKVTLTGPGISYEVPIEAWREALGTAWLLPDLERVVLLPAELGVPEGVAAGTIVIRDSDR from the coding sequence ATGCAATTCTTCACGCGCAAGCAACTGGTTCGCATCGCGGTGATCGCCACGCTGGGGCTCGCCGCACCGGCGCTGGCCTATCGCGTCTCGCCGATGATCTACGACCTCGATCCGTTCGGGCCGGGCGCGACCAAGGTGTTGCGGATCGAGAATGACGGCGACAAGCCGATCACGGTCGAAATCGTACCCGAAAAGCGCAGCTTCGATATCATGGGCGCCGAGAAACGGACGCCGGCCGAAGAGGATTTCCTAATCTTTCCGCCCCAGGCGGTGATCCAGCCCGATGCCACTCAGGCGGTTCGCGTCCAGTATATCGGCGAACCGGGCCTCACGCGGTCGGAAACCTATACGGTGACGGTGAAGCAGGTGCCGGTGCAGCTGCCCACCGAAGCGCAGACCGGGGTCCAGTTCCTGTTCAACTTCTCGACGCTCGCCAATGTCGTTCCGGCCGGTGCCTCCGCGGACGTGCGGCTCGAAAGCGTCACGCGCGAGGCGGACGGATCGGTCCGCCTGGGGTTGCGCAACGCGGGAACCAAATATGCCAATCTGGCGACCGCAAAGGTGACGCTGACCGGCCCGGGAATCAGCTATGAGGTGCCCATCGAGGCCTGGCGCGAGGCGCTGGGAACCGCCTGGCTGCTGCCCGATCTCGAACGTGTCGTCCTGCTGCCCGCCGAACTCGGCGTGCCGGAGGGAGTGGCCGCGGGTACCATTGTCATCCGCGACAGCGACCGCTGA
- the trxC gene encoding thioredoxin TrxC — protein sequence MSDSEIIVCPHCATANRVPRTRLREKPTCGKCGAALFQGAPVTLDTAGFDRMMRLGTLPLLVDFWAEWCGPCRVMAPQFQAAAAALEPQVRLAKVDIEREQELAARYRIQSIPTVALFRAGREIARKSGALDRATLVQWTQATLR from the coding sequence ATGAGCGATTCGGAAATCATCGTCTGTCCGCATTGCGCCACGGCCAATCGGGTGCCGAGAACGCGGCTCCGCGAAAAGCCGACCTGCGGGAAATGCGGTGCGGCGCTGTTTCAGGGCGCGCCGGTGACGCTCGACACGGCCGGATTCGACAGGATGATGCGGCTCGGAACGCTGCCGCTGCTCGTCGATTTCTGGGCGGAATGGTGCGGGCCCTGCCGAGTGATGGCGCCGCAGTTCCAGGCCGCGGCGGCTGCGCTGGAACCGCAGGTCCGCCTCGCCAAGGTCGATATCGAGCGCGAGCAGGAACTGGCGGCGCGCTATCGCATCCAGTCGATCCCCACCGTCGCGCTGTTTCGCGCTGGCAGGGAAATCGCACGCAAATCGGGCGCGCTCGACCGCGCGACGCTGGTGCAATGGACGCAGGCGACGCTCCGCTGA
- the sufB gene encoding Fe-S cluster assembly protein SufB gives MATKNAEALAAANKKYEWGFSSDVEQSFAPKGLSEDTVRFISAKKGEPEWMLDWRLKAYRAWLEMTLPEWAKLDIPPIDYQDAYYYAEPKEKETIASLDELDPEIRRTYEKLGIPIEEQKVLAGVEGARKVAVDAVFDSVSVATTFRKELEEAGVIFLSISEAIKKHPGLVRKYLGKVVPQRDNFYSCLNAAVFSDGTFVYIPEGVRCPMELSTYFRINAENTGQFERTLIVADKGSYVSYLEGCTAPMRDENQLHAAVVELVALDDAEIKYSTVQNWYPGDENGKGGIYNFVTKRALCQGKNSKVSWTQVETGSAITWKYPSCILSGDGSVGEFYSVAVTNGRQQADTGTKMLHLGKNTRSTIISKGISAGRSDNTYRGRVLVQAGAENVRNFTQCDSLLLGDQCGAHTVPYIEVKNPSAQIEHEATTSKISDDQLFYALQRGLDEEAAVALIVNGFAKEVLQQLPMEFAVEAQKLLGISLEGSVG, from the coding sequence CTCGGCCAAGAAGGGCGAGCCCGAATGGATGCTCGACTGGCGGCTCAAGGCCTATCGCGCCTGGCTGGAAATGACTTTGCCCGAATGGGCGAAGCTCGACATTCCGCCGATCGATTATCAGGACGCCTATTATTACGCCGAGCCGAAGGAGAAGGAGACGATCGCCTCGCTCGACGAGCTCGATCCCGAAATCCGGCGCACCTATGAAAAGCTCGGCATTCCGATCGAGGAGCAGAAAGTGCTCGCGGGCGTCGAGGGCGCGCGCAAGGTCGCGGTCGACGCGGTGTTCGACAGCGTTTCGGTGGCGACCACTTTCCGCAAGGAGCTGGAGGAAGCCGGCGTCATCTTCCTGTCGATCAGCGAGGCGATCAAGAAGCATCCCGGGCTTGTTCGTAAATATCTTGGCAAGGTCGTGCCTCAGCGCGACAATTTTTATTCATGCCTCAACGCAGCGGTCTTTTCCGACGGCACCTTCGTCTACATCCCCGAAGGGGTGCGTTGCCCGATGGAGCTTTCCACCTATTTCCGCATCAACGCGGAAAATACCGGCCAGTTCGAACGCACGCTGATCGTCGCCGACAAGGGGAGCTATGTCTCCTATCTCGAAGGCTGCACCGCGCCGATGCGCGACGAGAACCAGCTTCACGCCGCAGTGGTGGAACTGGTCGCGCTCGACGATGCCGAGATCAAATATTCGACCGTGCAGAACTGGTATCCGGGTGACGAGAACGGCAAGGGCGGCATCTACAACTTCGTCACCAAGCGCGCGCTGTGCCAGGGCAAGAACAGCAAGGTGAGCTGGACCCAGGTCGAAACCGGCAGCGCGATCACCTGGAAATATCCCAGCTGCATCCTTTCGGGCGATGGCTCGGTCGGCGAATTCTATTCGGTCGCGGTCACCAACGGGCGGCAACAGGCCGATACCGGCACCAAGATGCTGCATCTGGGCAAGAACACGCGCTCGACGATCATCTCCAAGGGGATTTCGGCGGGGCGTTCGGACAACACCTATCGCGGCCGCGTGCTGGTGCAGGCGGGTGCGGAGAATGTCCGCAACTTCACCCAGTGCGACAGCCTGCTGCTCGGCGATCAATGCGGCGCGCACACCGTGCCCTATATCGAAGTGAAGAATCCCTCGGCGCAGATCGAGCATGAAGCGACGACGTCGAAGATTTCGGATGACCAGCTTTTCTACGCGCTGCAGCGCGGGCTCGATGAGGAAGCGGCGGTGGCGCTGATCGTCAACGGCTTCGCCAAGGAAGTGCTGCAGCAATTGCCGATGGAATTCGCGGTCGAGGCGCAGAAGCTGCTCGGCATCAGCCTGGAAGGAAGCGTGGGGTGA
- a CDS encoding SufB/SufD family protein, with protein MSTTLDLPSRKQEAWRWSDMDALHAAANTPAGDPGIDPASLFLDIEGPRLLFVDGMFEPAHSRPGPVTVGGFEAASDHALGGLATGEGWTLTLDSGGARTDIQIVHLSTGGENHVPARILLGEDATASVVETFAGRGWANRLCQIGLKRGARLMRSVRLLQKEGFVSIRDEADIAEAASLVSVFLGAGHMGSRIDGALSLAGPGAYGEMGGALLTRGEQRQEAAVVARHAEPEGTSRQIWRAVAADTSTASLAARAEVARDAQRTDGEQSLRGLLLNRAATVNLKPELEIFADDVKCAHGATVGELDRHALFYLESRGLPEAQARGLLTRAFVADAIDRIGEDAVREAFLEDAGIWLEEAL; from the coding sequence GTGAGTACGACGCTGGACCTTCCGAGCCGCAAGCAGGAGGCGTGGCGCTGGTCGGACATGGATGCGCTCCATGCCGCCGCCAACACGCCTGCTGGCGATCCGGGCATCGACCCCGCATCGCTGTTCCTCGACATCGAAGGGCCGCGCCTGCTGTTCGTCGACGGCATGTTCGAACCCGCGCACAGCCGGCCGGGGCCGGTAACGGTGGGCGGCTTCGAAGCGGCGAGCGATCATGCGCTCGGCGGGCTCGCCACCGGCGAAGGCTGGACGCTGACGCTCGATAGCGGCGGCGCGCGGACCGACATCCAGATCGTTCACTTGTCGACCGGCGGCGAAAACCACGTCCCCGCGCGCATCCTGCTCGGCGAGGATGCGACGGCGAGCGTGGTCGAAACCTTCGCCGGGCGCGGCTGGGCCAATCGGCTGTGCCAGATCGGCCTCAAGCGCGGCGCGCGGCTGATGCGCTCGGTGCGGCTGCTGCAGAAGGAAGGCTTCGTCTCGATCCGCGACGAAGCCGATATCGCCGAAGCCGCGAGCCTGGTTTCGGTGTTCCTCGGCGCGGGGCATATGGGCAGCCGCATCGACGGCGCGCTCTCGCTGGCCGGGCCGGGCGCTTATGGCGAAATGGGCGGCGCGCTGCTGACACGCGGCGAGCAGCGGCAGGAAGCGGCCGTTGTCGCGCGCCACGCCGAACCCGAAGGGACGAGCCGCCAGATCTGGCGGGCGGTTGCCGCCGACACCTCGACTGCAAGCCTGGCCGCCCGCGCCGAAGTCGCACGCGACGCGCAACGGACCGACGGCGAGCAATCGCTGCGCGGGCTGTTGCTCAATCGCGCGGCGACAGTGAACCTCAAGCCCGAACTCGAAATCTTCGCCGACGATGTGAAGTGCGCGCATGGCGCGACGGTCGGCGAACTCGATCGGCACGCGCTGTTCTATCTCGAAAGCCGGGGCCTGCCCGAAGCGCAGGCGCGCGGGCTGCTGACGCGCGCGTTCGTCGCCGACGCGATCGACCGGATCGGCGAGGACGCGGTGCGCGAGGCGTTTCTGGAAGACGCCGGCATATGGCTGGAGGAGGCGTTGTGA
- a CDS encoding SUF system Fe-S cluster assembly protein, with product MSEDRKIVTEQVDAVAPPQRARVQDAVEENPRDTFERKRDYLEGFLSQKPEGESNGEPGGETYEAIVAALKEIYDPEIPVNIYDLGLIYGVEVTDDGHAAVTMTLTTPHCPVAESMPGEVELRVGSVPGVGHAEVNLVWDPPWDPGKMSDEAKLELGML from the coding sequence ATGAGTGAAGACCGCAAGATCGTGACCGAGCAAGTCGACGCCGTGGCGCCGCCGCAGCGCGCGCGCGTGCAGGACGCGGTCGAGGAAAATCCACGCGATACCTTCGAGCGCAAGCGCGACTATCTCGAAGGGTTCTTGTCGCAAAAGCCCGAAGGCGAAAGCAACGGCGAACCCGGCGGCGAAACCTACGAAGCGATCGTCGCCGCGCTCAAGGAAATCTACGACCCGGAAATTCCGGTGAATATCTATGACCTGGGGCTGATCTACGGCGTCGAGGTTACCGATGACGGCCATGCCGCCGTCACCATGACACTGACGACGCCGCATTGTCCGGTGGCCGAATCGATGCCCGGCGAAGTCGAGCTGCGCGTCGGCTCGGTTCCCGGCGTCGGCCATGCCGAAGTCAATCTCGTCTGGGACCCGCCCTGGGATCCGGGCAAGATGAGCGACGAGGCAAAGCTCGAACTGGGCATGTTGTAA
- the sufC gene encoding Fe-S cluster assembly ATPase SufC: MLKIENLHAEIDGKEILKGLSLEVATGEVHAIMGPNGAGKSTLGYVLGGRSGYEVTQGSVTFDGQDLLDLAPYERAAAGLFLGFQYPVEIPGISNVQFLREALNSQRRARGEEALSGAEFLKLARAQADALGMNQDMLKRPVNVGFSGGEKKRNEMVQMGILAPKFAILDETDSGLDIDALRAVGDGINRIMRAPDKSVLLITHYQRLLDYVKPDKVHVLADGRIVRSGGPELAQELEREGYGEMAA; the protein is encoded by the coding sequence ATGCTGAAGATTGAAAATCTCCACGCCGAAATCGACGGCAAGGAAATCCTGAAGGGGCTGAGCCTCGAAGTCGCGACGGGCGAGGTCCATGCGATCATGGGGCCGAACGGCGCGGGCAAGTCGACGCTCGGCTATGTGCTCGGCGGGCGTAGCGGCTATGAAGTGACGCAAGGCTCGGTGACCTTCGACGGGCAGGATCTGCTCGACCTGGCGCCCTATGAGCGCGCCGCCGCGGGGCTGTTCCTGGGTTTCCAGTATCCGGTCGAAATTCCCGGCATCTCCAACGTCCAGTTCCTGCGCGAAGCGCTCAACAGCCAGCGCCGTGCGCGTGGCGAGGAAGCGCTTTCGGGCGCGGAATTCCTCAAGCTCGCGCGGGCACAGGCCGATGCGCTGGGGATGAATCAGGACATGCTCAAGCGCCCGGTCAATGTCGGCTTTTCGGGCGGCGAGAAGAAGCGCAACGAAATGGTGCAGATGGGCATCCTCGCGCCCAAATTCGCGATCCTAGACGAAACCGACAGCGGCCTCGACATCGATGCGCTGCGCGCGGTGGGCGACGGCATCAACCGGATCATGCGCGCGCCGGACAAATCGGTGCTGCTGATCACGCACTATCAGCGGCTGCTCGACTATGTGAAGCCGGACAAGGTGCATGTCCTGGCCGACGGCAGGATCGTCCGTTCGGGCGGGCCGGAACTGGCGCAGGAACTCGAACGCGAAGGCTATGGGGAAATGGCGGCGTGA
- a CDS encoding HesB/IscA family protein yields the protein MMTDTKTRARPAAITLTPAAEARVAKLMSQAPEGAIGVKLSTPRRGCSGLAYSVDYVTEANPIDERIETPGGVFFVDAGSILYLIGSTMDWVEDDFTAGFVFDNPNATGACGCGESFTV from the coding sequence ATGATGACCGATACCAAAACCCGCGCCCGCCCCGCCGCGATCACGCTGACGCCGGCCGCCGAGGCGCGTGTCGCGAAGCTGATGTCGCAGGCGCCGGAAGGTGCCATCGGCGTCAAGCTGTCGACTCCGCGCCGCGGCTGTTCGGGGCTCGCCTATTCGGTCGACTATGTCACCGAAGCCAATCCGATCGACGAACGGATCGAAACGCCCGGCGGCGTTTTCTTTGTCGACGCCGGGTCGATCCTCTATCTGATCGGATCGACGATGGACTGGGTGGAAGACGATTTCACTGCCGGTTTCGTGTTCGACAATCCCAATGCCACCGGCGCATGCGGCTGCGGGGAAAGCTTCACCGTCTGA
- a CDS encoding SRPBCC family protein, which yields MAAALRLTLLRRYPTPAHIVFAAWTQPHLLSRWWAGRDGMVALAQIDPRIGGSFIIDSKRAKDGAAEEWGVFNAVEDQELLEFSWCARTADMHRVTVQFLALEDALTEVSLVHFGFADEAACAAQQARWEIALDALGEFLANIATDG from the coding sequence ATGGCGGCGGCGTTGCGACTTACCTTGTTGCGGCGTTATCCGACCCCCGCGCATATCGTATTCGCTGCATGGACGCAGCCGCACCTGCTTTCGCGCTGGTGGGCGGGGCGCGACGGCATGGTCGCCCTCGCCCAGATCGATCCGCGGATCGGCGGCAGCTTCATCATCGATTCCAAGCGCGCAAAGGACGGCGCGGCCGAGGAATGGGGCGTCTTCAACGCCGTCGAGGATCAAGAACTGCTCGAATTCAGCTGGTGCGCGCGCACGGCCGATATGCACCGCGTGACAGTGCAGTTCCTGGCGCTGGAAGACGCGCTGACCGAAGTCAGTCTGGTGCATTTCGGCTTTGCCGACGAAGCGGCATGCGCCGCGCAACAGGCGCGCTGGGAAATCGCGCTCGATGCGCTCGGCGAATTTCTCGCCAATATCGCGACCGACGGCTGA
- a CDS encoding response regulator gives MAPNDTAIRVLVVDDHMVVRAGLREVLGHLDGITVVGEAEDGEEALFLCRREAPHVILMDVRMAGMGGAATSQIIIRHNPDIRIIALSSFDDPRTVASMRDAGVSGFLPKSVSANELRDAILRVHAGENLFREDASRAVASGGEARGGEGALPPRQRRVLALLTKGFTNAEIADYLSISVPTARYHVSEILTKLGVSNRAEAAAHAVREKLIDEQDF, from the coding sequence ATGGCGCCGAATGACACCGCGATCCGCGTGCTGGTGGTGGACGATCACATGGTCGTCCGCGCCGGGCTGCGCGAAGTGCTGGGCCATCTCGACGGGATCACGGTCGTCGGCGAGGCCGAGGACGGGGAGGAAGCGCTTTTCCTGTGTCGCCGCGAAGCGCCGCATGTGATCCTGATGGACGTTCGCATGGCGGGGATGGGCGGCGCGGCGACGTCGCAGATCATCATCCGCCACAATCCCGATATCCGCATTATCGCGCTGAGCAGCTTCGATGACCCCAGAACGGTGGCGTCGATGCGCGACGCGGGGGTGAGCGGCTTTCTTCCCAAAAGCGTATCGGCGAACGAACTGCGCGATGCGATCCTGCGCGTCCATGCCGGGGAAAACCTGTTTCGCGAGGATGCTTCGCGGGCGGTGGCGAGTGGCGGCGAGGCACGGGGGGGCGAGGGTGCGCTGCCGCCGCGCCAGCGCCGCGTGCTCGCGTTGCTCACCAAGGGCTTCACCAATGCCGAGATCGCCGACTACCTTTCGATCTCGGTTCCCACCGCGCGCTATCATGTCAGCGAAATCCTGACGAAGCTGGGCGTTTCCAATCGCGCAGAGGCCGCCGCCCATGCGGTGCGCGAGAAACTGATCGACGAACAGGATTTCTGA
- a CDS encoding sensor histidine kinase, with translation MTGADAAVARLPDGGFDQLYLWNAYAIGFLAELILLVLVLAYLGRRMVADIRRGQPSVSMAFLLITMMALFVATLFSWIRAGMVAEYQYHSLPWISPWLAIAIFALAQFAYRFPVAIGGPVERAVATALLWGYVLVETAVAFARALAAAQGDVQYRSSHLDLFLLAALCWLLVVLVRQRLSARGTVHAAAARGFLGIGLMMMAQCLTLTLRSYALLADSIAELINCWLFLGQIAGMALTYLNTMPERSSFMVKLSGISVTMLLVLVVGLSWLVSPVINDSYRDPDMVRAGDAYRFEPTAEGGYRVMAIPFAPEAEYGEWVGADGTALPLPFAFPFYGKEYREYYPSIDGIIGFDVQPSWRRSLATRGYQPQIFVLMAAMMEGGTRLDWIDVGFAVRSEPDRILLSWRNVPARIEGSGRYSAQMWLFADGAIEIHYLEMPHHLPREIYSNQVPWEIGIMPGVVGADARLSLGSIGAGVEGPPGTGLIQDYQRDFLEYVDRFYAPIAVFTVLAAFLVVVLLPAFLRFNLVAPLADLLKGVQRFRGGALETSVPVHFRDEIGFLSSSFNAMAEAQHDLVQTLEQRVAERSEQLSRLAARNAQLEERDRLSGDLHDSVSQTLFSAAMLADILPDQVRSDPQAGEATLARIGRLNRHAIEEMRMLLNELRSSNLAEHPVAGLIAELAARVGAEEGLAIDFSGADNMTVLPVAVQTMFYRTVQESLNNIVKHARASHVDIRFEADEWHAALRVRDDGVGFDPGGKGGERFGLQIMRDRARRLGARLEVRSRAGEGSEIELHWEADGAE, from the coding sequence ATGACCGGAGCGGACGCCGCGGTCGCGCGGCTCCCCGACGGTGGCTTCGACCAGCTGTATCTGTGGAACGCCTATGCCATCGGCTTTCTGGCCGAGCTGATCCTGCTTGTCCTGGTGCTCGCCTATCTGGGGCGGCGGATGGTGGCCGATATCCGGCGCGGCCAGCCTTCGGTGTCGATGGCGTTCCTGCTGATCACGATGATGGCGCTGTTCGTGGCCACGCTGTTTTCGTGGATCCGCGCCGGGATGGTGGCCGAATATCAGTATCATTCGCTTCCCTGGATCAGCCCCTGGCTGGCCATCGCCATCTTCGCGCTGGCGCAGTTCGCCTATCGTTTCCCGGTGGCGATCGGCGGTCCCGTGGAGCGCGCCGTCGCCACCGCGCTGCTGTGGGGCTATGTGCTGGTGGAAACCGCCGTTGCGTTCGCGCGCGCGCTCGCCGCCGCGCAAGGCGATGTCCAATATCGTTCCAGCCATCTCGACCTGTTTTTGCTGGCGGCGCTTTGCTGGTTGCTGGTCGTGCTAGTCCGCCAGCGCCTGTCCGCCCGCGGGACGGTGCACGCCGCCGCGGCGCGCGGGTTTCTGGGGATCGGGCTGATGATGATGGCCCAGTGTCTCACGCTGACGCTGCGCAGTTACGCGCTCCTGGCCGACAGCATCGCCGAACTGATCAACTGCTGGCTGTTCCTCGGCCAGATCGCGGGCATGGCGCTGACCTATCTCAACACCATGCCCGAGCGCAGTTCGTTCATGGTCAAGCTGTCGGGCATCTCGGTGACGATGCTGCTGGTGCTGGTGGTGGGGCTTTCCTGGCTGGTCTCGCCGGTCATCAACGATTCCTATCGCGATCCCGACATGGTCCGCGCGGGCGACGCCTATCGCTTCGAGCCGACGGCGGAGGGCGGATATCGGGTGATGGCGATACCCTTCGCCCCGGAAGCGGAATATGGGGAGTGGGTCGGAGCGGACGGCACCGCGCTCCCGCTTCCCTTCGCCTTCCCCTTTTACGGCAAGGAATATCGCGAATATTATCCTTCGATTGACGGGATCATCGGGTTTGACGTGCAGCCGTCATGGCGAAGGTCGCTGGCGACGCGAGGCTATCAGCCGCAGATATTCGTGCTGATGGCCGCGATGATGGAGGGCGGGACGCGGCTCGACTGGATCGATGTCGGCTTCGCGGTCCGCTCCGAGCCGGATCGCATCCTGCTGAGCTGGCGCAACGTGCCCGCCAGGATCGAGGGGAGCGGCCGGTACAGCGCCCAGATGTGGCTGTTCGCCGATGGCGCGATCGAAATCCATTATCTGGAAATGCCGCATCATCTGCCGCGGGAAATCTATTCCAATCAGGTCCCCTGGGAGATCGGGATCATGCCGGGTGTCGTCGGTGCAGACGCACGCCTGTCGCTGGGATCGATCGGCGCCGGTGTGGAGGGGCCGCCGGGAACCGGGCTGATTCAGGATTATCAGCGCGACTTCCTGGAATATGTCGACCGTTTCTACGCGCCGATCGCAGTGTTCACGGTGCTTGCCGCGTTCCTGGTCGTGGTGTTGCTGCCGGCGTTCCTGCGGTTCAATCTGGTGGCGCCGCTCGCCGATCTGCTGAAGGGGGTGCAGCGGTTTCGCGGCGGTGCGCTCGAAACCAGCGTGCCCGTGCATTTCCGGGACGAGATCGGCTTCCTGTCGTCCTCATTCAATGCGATGGCGGAAGCGCAGCACGATCTGGTGCAGACGCTGGAACAGCGCGTTGCCGAGCGCAGCGAGCAGCTCTCCCGGCTTGCCGCGCGCAATGCCCAGCTCGAGGAACGCGACCGGCTTTCCGGCGACTTGCACGACAGCGTCAGCCAGACCCTGTTCTCCGCCGCGATGCTTGCCGATATCCTGCCCGATCAGGTGCGCAGCGATCCGCAGGCGGGCGAAGCGACGCTCGCCCGGATCGGCCGGCTCAATCGTCACGCGATCGAGGAAATGCGGATGCTGCTCAACGAACTGCGCAGCAGCAACCTGGCAGAGCACCCCGTTGCCGGGCTGATCGCCGAACTCGCGGCCCGGGTGGGCGCCGAAGAGGGGCTGGCAATCGATTTTTCCGGGGCGGATAACATGACGGTGCTTCCCGTGGCGGTGCAAACCATGTTCTATCGCACGGTACAGGAAAGTCTGAACAACATCGTGAAACATGCCCGCGCCAGCCATGTCGATATCCGGTTCGAAGCCGACGAGTGGCACGCCGCCCTGCGCGTTCGCGACGACGGTGTCGGATTTGATCCAGGTGGAAAGGGTGGCGAGCGTTTCGGGTTACAGATCATGCGCGACCGTGCGCGCAGGCTGGGGGCGCGGCTGGAAGTCCGCAGCCGCGCCGGCGAGGGATCGGAGATCGAATTGCACTGGGAAGCCGATGGCGCCGAATGA
- a CDS encoding cysteine desulfurase, which produces MTTDTATTDTRALDLLADFPAIPEGWAYLDTAATAQKPQAVIDAIARGYGETYATVHRGVYQRSADMTLAYEAARARTAKFLGAESADEIVFVRGATEAINLVADSWGVSQLKAGDRILLSALEHHANIVPWQMLAERIGLAIDVVPMTDDQAIDLDAMAAMLTDRHKLVALAHISNVTGAVLDAKRATELAHGVGAKLLLDGCQAVPRIAVDVQEIGCDFYAFSGHKLYGPTGIGALWARKEILDAMPPWQGGGSMIDRVTFEKTTYAPAPGRFEAGTPHIVGALGLHAAIDYVDGIGLDRIHAHEAALVAQAREKLSAINSVRLFGPADSAGIVSFAVEGVHPHDVATILDEGQVAIRAGHHCAQPMMDALGVPATARASFGAYNNARDVAALVAGVERVTRIFG; this is translated from the coding sequence GTGACCACGGATACAGCCACCACCGACACCCGCGCGCTCGACTTGCTTGCCGATTTTCCGGCGATTCCCGAGGGCTGGGCCTATCTCGATACCGCCGCGACGGCGCAGAAGCCGCAGGCGGTGATCGATGCGATCGCGCGCGGCTATGGCGAAACCTATGCGACGGTCCATCGCGGCGTCTATCAGCGCTCGGCGGATATGACGCTCGCCTATGAAGCGGCGCGGGCGCGGACGGCGAAGTTTCTGGGGGCCGAAAGCGCCGACGAAATCGTCTTCGTGCGCGGCGCGACCGAGGCGATCAATCTGGTCGCCGACAGCTGGGGCGTTTCGCAGCTCAAGGCGGGTGACCGCATCCTGCTGAGCGCGCTCGAGCATCACGCCAATATCGTGCCGTGGCAGATGCTGGCGGAACGGATCGGGCTGGCGATCGACGTCGTGCCGATGACCGACGATCAGGCAATCGATCTCGACGCGATGGCGGCGATGCTGACCGATCGGCACAAGCTGGTCGCGCTTGCCCATATCTCCAACGTCACCGGCGCCGTGCTCGATGCGAAACGCGCCACCGAACTGGCGCATGGCGTCGGCGCGAAGCTGCTGCTCGACGGGTGTCAGGCCGTGCCGCGCATCGCCGTCGATGTTCAGGAGATCGGCTGCGATTTCTACGCCTTTTCGGGGCACAAGCTTTACGGCCCCACCGGCATCGGCGCGCTGTGGGCGCGAAAGGAAATCCTCGATGCGATGCCGCCCTGGCAGGGCGGCGGATCGATGATCGATCGCGTGACTTTCGAAAAGACGACCTATGCGCCCGCGCCCGGCCGGTTCGAAGCGGGGACGCCGCATATCGTCGGCGCGCTGGGGCTTCATGCCGCGATCGACTATGTCGATGGCATCGGCCTCGATCGCATCCATGCGCACGAAGCCGCATTGGTGGCGCAGGCGCGTGAGAAGCTGTCGGCGATCAACAGCGTGCGGCTGTTCGGTCCGGCGGATTCCGCCGGAATCGTCAGCTTCGCGGTTGAGGGGGTGCATCCGCACGATGTCGCCACCATATTGGATGAAGGCCAGGTCGCGATCCGCGCCGGCCATCATTGCGCCCAGCCGATGATGGATGCGCTGGGCGTGCCCGCCACCGCGCGGGCGAGTTTCGGGGCCTATAACAATGCACGCGATGTCGCCGCGCTGGTCGCCGGCGTCGAACGCGTGACGCGGATATTCGGGTGA